GTCCTGCTTGCTGGCTGTCATCTTTGAGCAATAGGAAACTGGGAACAACAATACAATTTATTCCAATCCACACAACACACCCTACAGTGTGGGAATTATGCACAACAGCGTCGTCTTGGAACTGATAACTCTCCATCTTGCCTCATTCCTTCTGCAGACGGTGGCCAAGCTTTCTGGATGTGAGGCTATGGATTCCCAGGCCCTGGTGCGCTGTCTGAGAGGCAAAAGTGAAGCAGAGATTCTGGCTATTAACAAGGTTGGGAGAATTGTGTGTCTGGGAGAACCTGGTGTTCATGATGGGAGATTCTGAACCAAATAGCTCATCTTTATGCCTTTGTGTTCTTTCAGTTCTGTGTGTAAAATGAATACAAGATAAGCTAATCTAAGTGTAGATTCTCCTCCAGGGTGAGCAGATCACCCTGAAACTAGTGAGAAATGAGAAAAAGGTGGAGGTTACTCAGTAGACATcaggatatttatttcattaaccTTCAGCATCGACCTCTAATACCTCACAGGTCTTCAAGATGATCCCTGCTGTGGTGGATGGGGAGTTCTTCCCCAGGCATCCCAAAGAGTTGTTGGCATCTGAGGATTTTCACCCTGTCCCCAGCATCATTGGTGTCAACAATGATGAGTTTGGCTGGTCCATTCCTGTGGTAAGGCAGAGTTCCAATCCTCTGGGAGCCTGGACACTCATATGCTAAGTAGATGTGTTCAAGGAAACTCaatacatctttaatccaagtCCATCAGACCCTAAACTTAATACTGTCTTCTGCTCCCAGGTCATGGGCTCTGCTCAGATGATAAAAGGAATAACCAGAGAGAACCTGCAGGCTGTTCTGAAGGATACAGCAGTACAAATGGTGAGACACCTCTGGTCCTATCCAAATAGAGGTGTCCCTcacatttctttctcagacagCATCTTTATTAATACAATCAGTACATATTGTGATTCTGTGTGTTGTACTCAGACCTATATCCTAGGTAATCCCAGACCCCATTCTCCCAACACCAAAGTTTGCTGTCTACCTAATCTACAATATGGCAACCTCATTGCTCCTGATCACCTTGGTGTAgatgctgcctcctgagtgtagtGACCTGCTAATGGAAGAGTACATGGGGGACACTGAGGATGCCCAGACCCTCCAAATACAGTTCACAGAGATGATGGGAGATTTCATGTTTGTGATCCCTGCACTCCAAGTAGCACATTTTCAACGTGAGTATATCTGTGTCAAAGCTTAGGGGAGCAGCTCAGAGATGGGGGTCATGGTGAGCACTGTGGAGTATGGTGGTGTCTAGGTCTCCTAATGTCCAGTTTAAGAGAGTGAAATCTGggtagagagaagaaaatgggttGCTGATAACTCTATTGACTTAACAAAAGCACTCAGCTGGGAAGGCCATGGGCACTGATTAGCCAAGGGCTTTTCCATGGCTTGTGCTCAGCCTGAATCCCACTCTCTCATTTTACTTCTATGATTCTTGGTAAAGTTTTATCAAGCTACCTTGTTACCAACTGCTTATCAGTAAAACTTCAGATGAGAGTCAACTAAGTCACTCTTTTTCCCACCTCCAGGCTCCCATGCCCCTGTCTACTTCTATGAGTTCCAACATCCACCCAGCTACTTCAAGGATGTCAGACCACCCCACGTGAAGGCTGACCATGCTGATGAGATTCCTTTTGTCTTTGCGTCCTTCTTCTGGGGCATGAAACGTGAGTCTTCACTTTTTATCTTGATCAAGGTCCCCGATGATTTCCTATAGGGATTCTGAGCTTCCATTTTAGAAAACCTAGATTgtgagcaaagaaaaagaaatccaatgTGCAGCCTATCGTGGCCTCAAATCCATGCCCAGCTTAGAATCTGAATCACAGTCTAGCCTGTGATAGAGAGGTGACAGCACATCAAGGCCGTAATTGAATTAGAAACTTACATGGATCTTGGATTCTGAATAATGAAGAAGGGAGGCAACAAAAGCCAACAGTTTGGGAGCTGGGATGGGGCATGTGAAGAATGAGTTGACAGTTGCATGAGGTGGCATTGACTTTGTCTTCCTTATGACTCCAGTTGACTTcactgaggaggaggagctgcTGAGCAGGAGGATGATGAAGTACTGGGCCAACTTTGCACGACATGGGTGAGAATACACCCCTCAACCTAACGTGTGTTGGTTCCTATCTAGGGCTCCCTATTGGATGGTGGCCTTGTAGCATCCATGGATCTTTCATCACATACAGGTCTTTCCTACACAATAGCACATTTATACAGATACTTTGTAGGTGTCAGACATGGGTCATCTCACAGTGACAAAGCTGGTGGGGCTATAATGCTATGTTACTGTTCCTTAGATCTCACCTCTTAGAGGTAACACAAAGCAGGTCAGGCAGTCTCCCCACATGAAGCAGAACCTCATGAGTGACACTTGTATGCACATATTAGGACACAAGTCACATCAGACCCCTTAACCAATGTCCTACTTGTTCTACTGCCCTGATCCAAAACATAGGATTAGGCTTTGGATGAGTGTAACCTTACTGTTCTTTGCTGTGTGATATATCCACAGGAACCCCAACAGTGAGGGTCTACCCTACTGGCCTGTGATGGACCATGATGAGCAGTACCTGCAACTGGACATCCAGCCTGCTGTGGGTCGAGCCCTGAAGGCTGGAAGGCTGCAGTTCTGGACCAAGACTCTGCCCCAGAAGATCCAGGAGCTAAAGGCTTCTCAGGACAAGCACAGGGAGCTTTAgtaccctgtatcaaaaaaaatgtgtttggggTTTAAAGTCAATAGCGCTAcaaattccatttatttatttttatttgttccaaCACTTACATAAGCATCTGTCACCTCAGTCTTTGAGCTTTCATGTATGAAAAATACTCTGTATTACTTATCATTCTGGCCAAACTTTCATTAAATTCAATAAATTCTCAAATAACACTGTGGATGTGTGAGCCTCAAAGAGCCTCCATCTTCTTTAACTGAGATTatactcttctttccttctttcattccctccttctttccattATCTTCTCCCCGtcttcattctcctcttctcCAAGTCCCAGACCTTCTTCAAATGAAGTGGATGCTCCAGGGAATGTTTGTCTGTGACAAAAATCCTGTGTCTATTCTCAGCAAGTtatgttttcttatatttaaaattgGCAACAGAAAACTTGCTTTCCCTAAGCTTTATTGCCTTCAGGAGTTTGGAATGTTATTCCCAAAACACCATGAACTCCAAATTGAACCGAGGGCAAATCTGCATGGGGAGCATGTTGAGTTTTAGTATGGCTTTTTGCAGGCAGGGCATGGCTTGGTGGGCTGCCACAGGTTGAAGCACCAGCAGGACCAATACCTTTTGTAATCATATATTAAACAGACCCTTACCAGAGTTGACTTAGGCTGGTCCTGGGTGGGGTAGGACATGCACAACCTCCCTGTTCCCTTTGCAGAGATATAGTTGGTGTCAGGGCAGCTGCTAAGGCTTGGATTTGGAGATTAACCTTCTGCTGTAGCTAAGCTTGTGAGAAAAGTCATCCATCCATCTCCTCTCAAGCATTAAAGACTTGAAAAGCAATTTTCTCACCAACTCCAGGATGGGGACATTGCAGTAGGTTTGTATACAGTTTGTAGAAATTAGAAAattgtctcaaataaaataaagtataccATGGATTGATGTGTGCCCAGAAGGAAAAACAGGGAAGTTACAACCTAATGTGGTTGACATACATATGAAGTTATGAGGAAGGGATCTTTTACAACAATGAGATAATCAACTTGATATTTCTGCAATCCCAGAGATAGCTCAAGAAGAAATTATGGGTGGAATGTTAGATGCTCTTGGGGATGGCATTGATATATGTCATCAAAAACAAGCCCAGGCTGTGTCAATTGTCTAAATATAGGATATCCCAGTGATtgagtttccacatttataagGTAGGGCACTGTTGAAATATCAGTGGCTCTACTCCTAAAGTGGTTGACAAGCTTGTGTGAGTAGAGAAGTGGTCCTTAACTAAGGAAAAATTACAGCATTCGAGCAGCTGATATAAAAGCAGCTGTAGACTCATCATTCTGAAGAGTCTACCAGTCTCTGGAATTCCCCTGATGGTCTCCATGCTCCACATTCCAGCGCCAGCTGTtattcagtctctgtctctctgccagtTATGTCATGGTGGCCCTGATCACGCACCACATTTGTAATCTGAGAGGCAAAGCAAGGTCTCTGTGtttgtccctctgtctctgtctctctctgtctgtgtctctctctgtttgtgtctctctctgtctctgtctctctgtctctgtctctgtctctgtctctgtctctgtctctctctctctctctctctctctctctctctctctctctctctcaaacccacatctctatctctatcattcATGCTCTCCCTCTTACTCCCTTCTACAGAGCAGATCCTGAGTGTCTTCttcatttcacattttctctttctttttttctttttgtttttttagagacagggtttctctgtatagtcctggctgtcctggaactcactatgtagatcaggctggcctcgaactcagaaatccgcctgcctctgcctcccaagcactgggattaaaggcatttgctaccaCTTTCCGGCTTCGTTTCACATTTTCACTGTGGCTATGACCATCATCCACACGGGGCCTCTGAGTGATGGTACAGTGAGGAGCAGAGCACACAGGGATTTCCCGAGCTGAGCTAGAGAAATGTCTGGGATTAAGAagtactggggcataaagccttcataGCACCTagggcctttcctctcattgatgtcccacaaggccatcctctggtacatatgtggctggaaccatgggtcctttcatgtgtattctttggttgttggtgtagtccctgggagctctgggggtactggttggttcatattgttgtccctcctatgaggctgcaaaccccttcagctcctaccatcctttctctaactcctccattggggaccccctGCTTAGTCCCATGGTTGGCTGCAAgaatccatctctgtatttgtcaagttctggcagagactctcaggagacagctatataaggctcctgccagcaagcacttcttggcaaccacaatagtgtctggttctggtaactgtatatgggatggattcccaggtggggcagtctctggatggcttttccttcattctctgatccacactttgtctctgtatctcctccctcccatgggtattttgttcctccttctaagaaggactgaagtatccacactttggtcttcttcttgagtttcacatgatctgtgaattgtatcttgggtattctgagcttctgggctaatatccacttatcagtgagtgcatattatatgtgttcttttgtgattgggttacctcactcaggatgatattttctagttccatccatttgcctaagaatttcataaattctttgtttttaatagctgagtagaactccattgtgtaaatgtaccacattttctgtatccattcctctgttgagggtcatctgagttctttccagcttctggctattataaataaggctgctatgaacatagtagagcatgtgtgcTTGTTACATATtagagaatcttctgggtatatacccaggagtcgTATTGTTGGgacctcaggtagtactgtgtccaattttctgaggaaccgccaaactgatttgcagagtggttgtactagcctGCAATCTcactagcaatgaagaagtgttacTCTTTtgccacatcctcaccaggatccgctgtcacctgagttttttatcttagccattctgactggtgtgaggtggaatctcagggttattttaagTTGGATTTCCCTGAatattaaggatgatgaacatttctttaggtgcttttcagccattcattcctcatttgagaattttgGGTACACTTGCATTTGGAGTACAgacgttcagaattgagagttcttggtagatttttccctttgatgagtatgaagtgttcttacTTATATTttctgatgacttttggttgaaagtcgattttatccaatattagaatggctactcctgctggtttcctgggaccatttgcttggaaaattgttttccaaacctttattctgaggtagtttttatcttttttttccattttttattaggtatttagctcatttacatttccaatgctataccaaaagtcccccatagccactcacccccactcccctacccacccactccccttttttggccctggctttcccctgtactggggcatataaagtttgcgtgtccaatgggcctctctttccagtgatggtcgcctaggccatcttttgatacatatgcagctagagtcaagagctccggggtactggttagttcataatgttgttccacctatagggttgcagatccctttagcttcttgggtattttctctagctccttcattgggggccatgtgatccatccaatagccgactgtgagcatccacttctatgtttgctagccccaggcatactctgacaagagacagctatatcagggtccgttcagcataatcttgctagtgtatgcaatggtgtcagcatttggaagctgattatgggatggatccccggatatggcagtctctacatggtccatctttttatctcagctccaaactttgtctctgtacctccttccacgggtgttttgttcccacttctaaggaggggcatagtgtccacacttcagtcttcatttttcttgagtttcatgtgtttaggaaattgtatcttatatcttggatatcctaggttttgggctaatatccacttatcagtgagtacatattgtgtgagttcctttgtgaatgtgttacctcactcaggatgatgccctccaggtccatccatttggctaggaatttcataaattcatactttttaatagctgagtagtactccattgtgtagatgtaccacattttctgtatccattcctctgttgaggggcatctgggttccttccagcttctggctattataaataaggctgctatgaacatagtggagcatgtgttcttcttaccagttggggcatcttctggatatatgcccaggagaggtattgctggatcctccggtagtactatatccagttttctgaggaactgccagactgatttccagagtggttgtacaagcctgcaatcccaccaacaatggaggagtgttcctctttctccacatccacgccagcatctgttgtgacctgagtttttgatcttagccattctgactggtgtgaggtggaatctcagggttgttttgatttgcatttccctgatgattaaggatgttgaacattttttcaggtgcttctctgccattcggtattcctcaggtgagaattctttgttcagtctgagccccattttttaatggggttatttgattttctgaagtccaccttcttgagttctttatatatgttggatattagtcccctatctgatttaggataggtaaagatcctttcccaatcggttggtggtctttttgtcttattgacggtgtcttttgccttgcagaaactttggagtttcattaggtcccatttgtcaattctcgatcttacagcacaagccattgctgttctgttcaggaatttttcccctgtacccatatcttcaaggcttttccccactttctcctctataagtttcagtgtctctggttttatgtgaagttccttgatccacttagatttgaccttagtacaaggagataagtatggatcaattcgcattcttctacacgataacaaccagttgtgccagcaccaattgttgaaaatgctgtctttcttccactggatggttttagctcccttgtcgaagatcaagtgaccataggtgtgtgggttcatttctgggtcttcaattctatttcattggtctacttgtctgtctctataccagtaccatgcagtttttatcacaattgctctgtagtaaagctttaggtcatgcatggtgattccaccagaggttcttttatccttgagaagagttttgctatcctaggttttttgttattccagatgaatttgcaaatttctccttctaattcgttgaagaattgtgttggaattttgatggggattgcattgaatctgtagattgcttttggcaagatagccatttttacaatgttgatcctgccaatccatgagcatgggagatctttccatcttcagagatcttctttaatttctttcttcagagattgaagtttttatcttacagatctttcacttccttagttagagtcatgccgagatattttatattatttgtgactattgaaaagggtgttgtttccctaatttctttctcagcctgtttattctttgtgtagagaaaggccattgacttgtttgagtttattttattttatttttttttttaaagatttatttattattatatgtaagtacactgtagctgtcttcagacactccagaagagggcgccagatcttgttacggatggttatgagccaccatgtggttgctgggatttgaactctggaccttcggaagagcagtcgggtgctcttaccaactgagccatctcaccagccccttgagtttattttatatccagctacttcaccgaagctgcttatcaggtttaggagttctctggtagaatttttagggtcacttatatatactatcatatcatctgcaaaaagggatattttgacttcctcttttccaatttgtatccccttgatctccttttgttgtcgaattgctctggctaatacttcaagtactatgttgaaaaggtagggagaaagtgggcagccttgtctagaccctgattttagtgggattgcttccagcttctctccatttactttgatgttggctactggtttgctgtagattgcttttattatgtttaggtatgggccttcaattcctgatctttccaagacatttatcatgaatgggtgttggatcttgtcaaatgctttttctgcatctaacgagatgatcatgtggtttttgtctttgagtttgtttatataatggattacattgatggattttcgtatattaaaccatccctgcatccctggaataaaacctgcttggtcaggatggatgattgc
The Mus musculus strain C57BL/6J chromosome 8, GRCm38.p6 C57BL/6J genome window above contains:
- the Ces2c gene encoding acylcarnitine hydrolase precursor, which translates into the protein MTRNQLHNWLNAGFFGLLLLLIHVQGQDSPEANPIRNTHTGQIQGSLIHVKDTKAGVHTFLGIPFAKPPVGPLRFAPPEAPEPWSGVRDGTAHPAMCLQNLDMLNEAGLPDMKMMLSSFPMSEDCLYLNIYTPAHAHEGSNLPVMVWIHGGALVIGMASMFDGSLLTVNEDLVVVTIQYRLGVLGFFSTGDQHARGNWGYLDQAAALRWVQQNIAHFGGNPDRVTIFGESAGGTSVSSHVVSPMSQGLFHGAIMESGVALLPDLISETSEMVSTTVAKLSGCEAMDSQALVRCLRGKSEAEILAINKVFKMIPAVVDGEFFPRHPKELLASEDFHPVPSIIGVNNDEFGWSIPVVMGSAQMIKGITRENLQAVLKDTAVQMMLPPECSDLLMEEYMGDTEDAQTLQIQFTEMMGDFMFVIPALQVAHFQRSHAPVYFYEFQHPPSYFKDVRPPHVKADHADEIPFVFASFFWGMKLDFTEEEELLSRRMMKYWANFARHGNPNSEGLPYWPVMDHDEQYLQLDIQPAVGRALKAGRLQFWTKTLPQKIQELKASQDKHREL